GCGCTGCCGGCGTTCAGCTGGCCCGCGGCTCTGGGCTGGCTGCTGATCCTGCCGATCGTTGCGTTCGTCTGGGTGCTTCGGGTGCGCACCGTCGTCACTCCGGACGCGATCACCGCTCGACGGTTCGTGGGTTCGGACGTGATCGACTGGAATTCGGTGACGGGTCTGCATTTCCCGGATCGCCGCTGGGCGCGCGTCGTCCTGAGCGACACGAGCGAGAAATCGCTGCCGCTGGTGCGGTTCGATCTCCTTCCCCAACTCGCTGCTGCCAGCGGCGGCCGCATCACCGATCCGTACGCCGCTGCCGCTGCCGCAGAAGACAAGGCCCGAGCGGAAGCCGACGACGCCGAGGGCGAGCAGGCACCGACCGACCGGTAGCAGACGGCGAGTAGCCTCGTCCGTGCGAGAAACCGCTGCAACGAACGAGGACTACGCACATGCCGCCGCTACGCTCACGGGTCACCACTGTCGGACGCAACGCCGCGGGCGCACGCTCGCTGTGGCGCGCCACCGGAATGACCGATTCGGATTTCGGTAAACCCATCGTCGCC
The nucleotide sequence above comes from Rhodococcoides fascians A25f. Encoded proteins:
- a CDS encoding PH domain-containing protein, which codes for MPRLALLGVALLLFGTALPAFSWPAALGWLLILPIVAFVWVLRVRTVVTPDAITARRFVGSDVIDWNSVTGLHFPDRRWARVVLSDTSEKSLPLVRFDLLPQLAAASGGRITDPYAAAAAAEDKARAEADDAEGEQAPTDR